The following are encoded in a window of Glandiceps talaboti chromosome 5, keGlaTala1.1, whole genome shotgun sequence genomic DNA:
- the LOC144435714 gene encoding eukaryotic translation initiation factor 5A-1-like has product MSQDEFAGADAGASNTYPQRCSALRKGGYVMINDRPCKIVEISTAKPGKHGHAKVRLIGLDIFTKHKYETISPSTHNKDVPHVTRKDFQVLGVGSRFMSLLDDRGHMKDNIEVPGGDLGKRIREKDKNEDDFEVTVLMTMDDGIVTGVRESSYK; this is encoded by the exons ATGAGCCAAGATGAGTTTGCTGGAGCAGATGCCGGTGCCTCCAATACTTACCCCCAACGTTGTTCAGCTCTACGTAAAGGTGGATATGTTATGATCAACGACCGACCATGTAAGATTGTGGAAATATCGACAGCAAAACCTGGAAAACACGGCCATGCTAAG GTTCGTTTGATTGGTCTGGACATATTTACCAAGCATAAATATGAAACTATAAGTCCGTCAACCCATAACAAGGACGTACCGCACGTCACGAGGAAGGACTTCCAG GTGTTAGGCGTTGGAAGTCGGTTCATGTCTCTCCTTGACGATCGTGGACACATGAAGGATAACATCGAAGTACCTGGTGGCGATCTTGGGAAAAGGATTCGAGAGAAAGACAAGAATGAGGACGACTTCGAG GTGACGGTTTTGATGACCATGGATGATGGCATAGTGACTGGTGTAAGAGAAAGCAGCTACAAGTAG